One genomic segment of Kribbella jejuensis includes these proteins:
- a CDS encoding ABC transporter substrate-binding protein has product MKRITRAVAVAAVLALAAAACNANNKTASSGSTAAAEQGGTWHILTTSKEISLDPAKSQNLGISSIHLVLRGLTSWKTSPDKAAELVPDLATDTGQVSDGGKTWTYKLKPGLKYSDGSPIVAADIKYGVERSFAPELSGGLGYHKSLLVAGDKYQGPYKGGELASIETPDDSTVVFKLNKPYGDWPWIVSMPAFSPVPKKADTDPAHYGEKPVASGPYQVKSYTPGSKLELERNPNWDKSTDQARTGLPDAIELDMGLQPDVVNQRLIADAGDDKFAATTGTSVPAALIPTITGNPAVKARVATSPSGALEYLAMNTKRPALSNPAVRKAIEYAVDKQAVQVAEGGPEYGGEIASTLITPGIDGYNKYDLYQAPPAGDPDKAKQMLAAAGVSGLNLVLAADNTTGLGVAQAIQQGLKRAGITVTIKPLDSEPLTDLITGNKPDFDLTVSSWLPDFPSAIGNIQPLFASSEIGNGGYNISRYSNPAVDSAIAAATAETDRTKAAGLWGAVDKQIMQDAPIVPLIYARNAFLHGSKVQNFYLSSYPPYPNQLIVGLSK; this is encoded by the coding sequence ATGAAACGCATAACCCGTGCAGTGGCGGTCGCCGCTGTACTGGCGCTGGCGGCCGCGGCCTGCAACGCCAACAACAAGACTGCTTCGAGCGGCAGCACCGCGGCCGCCGAGCAGGGCGGCACGTGGCACATCCTGACCACCAGCAAGGAGATCAGCCTCGACCCGGCCAAGAGCCAGAACCTCGGGATCAGCTCGATCCACCTGGTGCTGCGCGGCCTGACGTCGTGGAAGACGTCGCCGGACAAGGCGGCCGAGCTGGTACCCGACCTGGCCACCGACACCGGCCAGGTCAGCGACGGCGGCAAGACCTGGACGTACAAGCTGAAGCCCGGCCTGAAGTACTCCGACGGTTCCCCGATCGTTGCCGCCGACATCAAGTACGGCGTGGAGCGCTCGTTCGCGCCGGAGCTGTCCGGCGGCCTCGGGTACCACAAGTCGCTGCTCGTCGCCGGTGACAAGTACCAGGGCCCGTACAAGGGCGGCGAGCTGGCCTCGATCGAGACCCCGGACGACTCGACAGTGGTCTTCAAGCTGAACAAGCCGTACGGCGACTGGCCGTGGATCGTCAGCATGCCCGCGTTCTCGCCGGTGCCGAAGAAGGCCGACACCGACCCGGCGCACTACGGCGAGAAGCCGGTCGCGAGCGGTCCCTACCAGGTGAAGTCGTACACGCCCGGCTCGAAGCTCGAGCTGGAGCGCAACCCGAACTGGGACAAGTCCACCGACCAGGCGCGGACCGGTCTGCCGGACGCGATCGAGTTGGACATGGGCCTGCAGCCCGACGTCGTCAACCAGCGGCTGATCGCGGACGCCGGCGACGACAAGTTCGCCGCCACCACCGGTACGTCCGTACCGGCCGCGCTGATCCCGACCATCACCGGCAACCCCGCCGTGAAGGCCCGGGTGGCGACGTCGCCGTCCGGTGCGCTCGAGTACCTCGCGATGAACACGAAGCGCCCGGCGCTGTCGAACCCGGCCGTGCGCAAGGCGATCGAGTACGCCGTCGACAAGCAGGCGGTGCAGGTGGCGGAAGGCGGACCGGAGTACGGCGGTGAGATCGCGTCGACGCTGATCACGCCGGGGATCGACGGCTACAACAAGTACGACCTGTACCAGGCGCCGCCGGCCGGCGATCCTGACAAGGCGAAGCAGATGCTCGCCGCCGCGGGCGTCAGCGGGCTGAACCTGGTGCTGGCTGCCGACAACACGACCGGTTTGGGTGTGGCGCAGGCGATCCAGCAGGGCCTGAAGCGGGCCGGGATCACCGTCACGATCAAGCCGCTCGACAGCGAGCCGCTGACCGACCTGATCACCGGCAACAAGCCGGACTTCGATCTGACGGTCTCCAGTTGGCTGCCCGACTTCCCGAGTGCGATCGGCAACATCCAGCCGCTGTTCGCCTCGTCGGAGATCGGCAACGGCGGGTACAACATCTCCCGCTACTCCAACCCGGCTGTCGACTCGGCGATCGCCGCCGCCACTGCCGAGACCGACCGCACCAAGGCCGCCGGCCTGTGGGGCGCCGTGGACAAGCAGATCATGCAGGACGCCCCGATCGTCCCGTTGATCTACGCCCGCAACGCGTTCCTGCACGGCTCGAAGGTCCAGAACTTCTACCTGTCGTCCTACCCGCCCTACCCCAACCAGCTGATCGTGGGGTTGAGCAAGTAG
- a CDS encoding ABC transporter permease: MSTSVAGAVSPTRQALRRVRRDRSAQVGFFLVVLLIVIAAAAPLLVRLAGQDATTYHIDLLDPARGNAPRGAAGGMSGNHWFGVEPLTGRDLFSIVVLGLRTSLVIAISVTVITSVVGTLLGISAAYFGGWYDAVVSRLLDFLFGFPQLVFMIALGIIVPAKVSRSLLLVGVLSFFGWAALARLIRNQARSLVTREFVEAARSVGSTGWMVITRELLPNLLGPVLVIATLAIPGYVGAEAALSFLGVGVPPPTPSLGRSISDSIAWVYTGADPWFLLFPGAMLFIAVLGFTLLGDGVRDAFDVRLRRTN; the protein is encoded by the coding sequence GTGAGTACCTCGGTCGCCGGGGCCGTATCGCCCACCCGGCAAGCGTTGCGCCGGGTCCGGCGCGACCGCAGTGCCCAGGTCGGGTTCTTCCTGGTCGTACTGCTGATCGTGATCGCCGCGGCCGCGCCGCTGCTGGTGCGGCTGGCCGGCCAGGACGCCACGACGTACCACATCGACCTGCTCGATCCGGCCCGCGGCAACGCGCCGCGCGGCGCGGCCGGCGGGATGAGCGGCAACCACTGGTTCGGCGTCGAGCCGCTGACCGGCCGGGACCTGTTCTCGATCGTGGTGCTCGGCCTGCGGACGTCGCTGGTGATCGCGATCTCGGTGACCGTGATCACCAGTGTGGTCGGCACGTTGCTCGGCATCAGCGCGGCCTACTTCGGCGGCTGGTACGACGCGGTCGTGTCCCGGCTGCTGGACTTCCTGTTCGGCTTCCCGCAGCTCGTCTTCATGATTGCCCTCGGCATCATTGTCCCGGCGAAGGTGTCCCGATCGCTGCTACTGGTCGGCGTCCTGAGCTTCTTCGGCTGGGCCGCTCTGGCCCGGCTGATCCGCAACCAGGCACGTTCGCTGGTCACCCGCGAGTTCGTCGAGGCGGCCCGCAGCGTCGGCTCGACCGGCTGGATGGTGATCACCCGCGAGCTGCTGCCGAACCTGCTCGGCCCGGTGCTGGTGATCGCCACGCTCGCGATCCCGGGGTACGTCGGTGCCGAGGCGGCGCTGTCGTTCCTGGGCGTCGGCGTACCACCGCCGACACCGAGCCTCGGCCGGTCGATCTCGGACTCGATCGCCTGGGTGTACACCGGCGCGGACCCGTGGTTCCTGCTGTTCCCGGGCGCGATGCTGTTCATCGCGGTGCTCGGGTTCACCTTGCTCGGCGACGGCGTCCGGGACGCGTTCGACGTACGGCTGCGGAGGACGAACTGA
- a CDS encoding ABC transporter permease: MPDLLWFIIRRLFGTLLVMLALSLAVYLVFYAIPADPAHLACGKPCTPDRLEQARHFMQLDQSTLQQYLSFLKGIFAGRTFGDGTAAVHCNAPCFGYSFPLARPVTTLILNRLPITASIALGAAVLWLLLGVSLGVIAALNRGRILDRLSVGVALIGVSTPSFLLGLLAILVFGFWLNMVPVNGYVPLTESPVDWAWHLVTPWIVLAVLQAASYIRLTRSQMLEELNLDYITTARAKGAGEARVVITHGLRGVLVPVITLFGLDLGGLLGGAILTEKVFSMQGLGDLLITAVGSLDVAVVVGVTLFSAFLIILANLVVDIVHGVLDPRVSHG, encoded by the coding sequence ATGCCCGATCTCCTCTGGTTCATCATCCGCCGGCTGTTCGGCACGCTGCTCGTGATGCTGGCGCTGAGCCTGGCCGTCTACCTGGTCTTCTACGCGATTCCGGCCGACCCGGCGCACCTCGCGTGCGGCAAGCCGTGTACGCCGGACCGCCTGGAGCAGGCGCGCCACTTCATGCAGCTCGACCAGAGCACCTTGCAGCAGTACCTGAGCTTCCTGAAGGGCATCTTCGCCGGCCGCACGTTCGGTGACGGTACGGCGGCAGTGCACTGCAACGCTCCGTGTTTCGGGTACTCGTTCCCGCTCGCCCGCCCGGTCACCACGCTGATCCTGAACCGGCTCCCGATCACCGCCTCGATCGCGCTCGGTGCCGCCGTACTGTGGCTGCTCCTCGGTGTCTCGCTCGGTGTGATCGCCGCGCTGAACCGGGGCCGCATCCTCGACCGGCTGTCCGTCGGGGTCGCGCTGATCGGGGTGTCGACGCCGTCGTTCCTGCTCGGGCTGCTGGCGATCCTGGTGTTCGGGTTCTGGCTGAACATGGTTCCGGTCAACGGGTACGTCCCGCTCACCGAGAGTCCGGTCGACTGGGCCTGGCACCTGGTCACGCCGTGGATCGTGCTCGCGGTTCTGCAGGCGGCGTCCTACATCCGGCTGACCCGCTCGCAGATGCTCGAGGAGCTGAACCTCGACTACATCACCACGGCTCGCGCGAAGGGCGCGGGCGAGGCGCGGGTGGTGATCACGCACGGTCTGCGCGGCGTCCTGGTACCGGTGATCACCTTGTTCGGCCTCGACCTCGGCGGCCTGCTGGGCGGTGCGATCCTGACCGAGAAGGTCTTCAGCATGCAGGGCCTCGGCGACCTGCTGATCACCGCGGTCGGTTCTCTGGACGTGGCCGTGGTGGTCGGCGTGACCCTGTTCTCGGCGTTCCTGATCATTCTCGCGAACCTGGTGGTGGACATAGTGCACGGTGTGCTCGACCCGAGGGTGAGCCATGGCTGA
- a CDS encoding alpha/beta hydrolase has translation MDDGMDDGMDDGFVRLGERILLYNMYGTAGGVPAISFGGSPSTRWKRPDAVAALRASGLWMAVPDRPGYGGSTRQPGRTVASVVPDTVALADALGWDRFAVTGGSGGGPHALACAALLPDRVTRCAVTASIAPPIVDGPEPTEAEEAADPRRNRTSWKALREDLRPSLEETARSIMAAVEAGGPEFPPDPGAEPGPPAREDPAAMARLTATFVTSHDGWIDDLIAFANPWGFDLADIHVPITLWHGSADERAGKYTDHLTAAIPTAERRYYIGGHIPPTNTYRELLRWLSAGV, from the coding sequence ATGGACGACGGCATGGACGACGGCATGGACGACGGGTTCGTGCGGCTGGGTGAGCGAATTCTGCTGTACAACATGTACGGCACCGCGGGCGGCGTACCCGCGATCTCGTTCGGCGGTTCGCCGAGCACCCGGTGGAAGCGCCCGGACGCGGTCGCGGCTCTGCGCGCGTCGGGGTTGTGGATGGCGGTGCCGGACCGGCCGGGGTACGGCGGGTCGACGCGGCAACCCGGTCGGACGGTGGCGTCCGTCGTACCGGACACGGTGGCCTTGGCCGATGCGCTCGGGTGGGACCGGTTCGCGGTCACCGGCGGATCGGGCGGCGGGCCGCATGCGCTGGCATGCGCGGCCTTGCTGCCGGACCGGGTGACTCGTTGTGCGGTGACCGCGAGCATTGCGCCACCGATCGTCGACGGTCCGGAGCCGACCGAGGCAGAGGAAGCCGCGGATCCACGCCGCAATCGCACGTCCTGGAAGGCGCTTCGCGAGGACCTGCGCCCGAGCCTCGAGGAGACGGCCCGCTCGATCATGGCCGCCGTCGAGGCAGGCGGCCCGGAATTTCCGCCGGACCCCGGCGCCGAACCCGGCCCACCGGCACGCGAGGACCCCGCCGCGATGGCGCGATTGACCGCCACCTTCGTCACCAGCCACGACGGCTGGATCGACGACCTCATCGCCTTCGCCAACCCGTGGGGCTTCGACCTGGCCGACATCCACGTACCGATCACCCTCTGGCACGGCTCCGCAGACGAACGAGCCGGCAAATACACCGACCACCTGACCGCAGCAATCCCCACCGCCGAACGCAGGTACTACATCGGCGGCCACATCCCCCCAACAAACACCTACCGCGAACTCCTGCGCTGGTTGTCTGCGGGGGTCTGA
- a CDS encoding ABC transporter ATP-binding protein, giving the protein MAESVLEVHDLHVTFATENGPVPAVDGIDFAVAAGRTLAIVGESGSGKSVSSSAVMGLLPSNADVTGEVLLDGRQLNGLPNDELRKIRGNDIAMVFQDALSALNPYYSVGWQVAEAYRLHHDVSRKVAHRRAVEMLDKVGIPDAARRAESFPHEFSGGMRQRVVIAMALVNDPRVLIADEPTTALDVTVQAQIMRLLDDVQEEFGTALVLISHDLGVVAEVADDVLVMYAGRAAERGTVRDLFHRAAHPYSIGLLGAMPRVDVPPKPRLTTIPGSPPSPGSITTGCPFQPRCAYTHLVGERCITERPELTPRPGEGDHEAACHLGRRPEVLL; this is encoded by the coding sequence ATGGCTGAATCTGTCCTCGAAGTGCATGACCTGCATGTGACCTTTGCGACCGAGAACGGTCCGGTACCGGCCGTGGATGGGATCGACTTCGCGGTCGCGGCAGGGCGGACGCTGGCGATCGTGGGCGAGTCCGGGTCCGGGAAGAGCGTCAGCTCGTCCGCGGTGATGGGCCTGCTGCCGTCGAACGCCGACGTCACCGGCGAGGTGCTGCTGGACGGCCGGCAGCTGAACGGCCTGCCGAACGACGAGCTGCGCAAGATCCGCGGCAACGACATCGCGATGGTCTTCCAGGACGCCCTGTCCGCGCTGAACCCGTACTACTCGGTCGGCTGGCAGGTCGCCGAGGCGTACCGGCTGCACCACGACGTGTCCCGCAAGGTCGCGCACCGGCGCGCGGTCGAGATGCTCGACAAGGTCGGCATCCCGGACGCGGCCCGGCGCGCGGAGAGTTTCCCGCACGAGTTCTCCGGGGGAATGCGGCAGCGGGTCGTGATTGCTATGGCTCTGGTGAACGACCCGAGAGTGCTGATCGCGGACGAGCCGACGACCGCACTCGATGTGACCGTGCAGGCACAGATCATGCGCCTGCTCGACGATGTGCAGGAGGAGTTCGGTACGGCGCTGGTGCTGATCTCGCACGACCTCGGCGTGGTCGCCGAGGTCGCGGACGACGTGCTCGTGATGTACGCCGGACGCGCGGCCGAGCGCGGTACCGTCCGGGACCTGTTCCACCGGGCGGCACATCCGTACAGCATCGGCTTGCTCGGGGCGATGCCGCGGGTCGACGTACCGCCGAAGCCGCGGTTGACGACCATCCCGGGCAGCCCGCCGTCGCCAGGATCGATCACGACCGGGTGCCCGTTCCAGCCGCGGTGCGCGTACACGCATCTGGTGGGGGAGCGGTGCATCACCGAGCGGCCCGAGCTCACGCCACGTCCCGGTGAAGGCGATCACGAGGCGGCGTGCCACCTGGGCCGGCGTCCGGAGGTGCTGCTGTGA
- a CDS encoding ABC transporter ATP-binding protein, with amino-acid sequence MSDLLQLKDVKKYFGLRGAPWQKAQAVRAVDGVNLVVRKGETLGLVGESGSGKSTLARVATRLLDPTQGRVEIGGKDVTKVKGRRLRPIRRQIQMVFQDPQASLNPRQSVGTILSTPFRAQGIRPTRAQLVELLEQVGLSEQHLVRYPHEFSGGQRQRIGIARALSVKPELLVCDEPVSALDVSVQAQVLNLLADLRDELGLSYVLVAHDLAVVRQVADRIAVMYLGTIVEEGPAAQVYESPAHPYTKALLSAVPVPEPGVVRERIVLTGDVPTPIDPPSGCPFRTRCYKAEDVCATARPVLEPVQGSAEHRAACYFPEPPTPERKQ; translated from the coding sequence GTGAGCGACCTGCTGCAGTTGAAGGACGTGAAGAAGTACTTCGGTCTGCGCGGCGCCCCGTGGCAGAAGGCGCAGGCCGTCCGCGCCGTCGACGGCGTGAACCTCGTCGTCCGCAAGGGCGAAACCCTCGGCCTGGTGGGCGAGTCCGGCTCGGGCAAGTCCACCCTCGCCCGGGTCGCGACCCGGCTGCTCGACCCCACGCAGGGCCGGGTGGAGATCGGCGGCAAGGACGTCACCAAGGTCAAGGGCCGTCGGCTGCGCCCGATCCGCCGGCAGATCCAGATGGTCTTCCAGGACCCGCAGGCTTCGCTGAACCCGCGGCAGTCCGTCGGCACGATTCTCAGTACGCCGTTCCGCGCGCAAGGCATCCGGCCGACCCGCGCTCAGCTCGTCGAACTGCTGGAGCAGGTCGGGCTGTCCGAGCAGCACCTCGTCCGGTACCCGCACGAGTTCTCGGGCGGACAGCGGCAGCGGATCGGCATCGCCCGGGCGCTCTCGGTGAAACCCGAGCTGCTCGTGTGCGACGAGCCGGTGTCCGCGCTGGACGTGTCCGTCCAGGCGCAGGTGCTGAACCTGCTCGCGGATCTGCGCGACGAGCTCGGCCTGTCGTACGTGCTCGTCGCGCACGACCTCGCCGTCGTCCGCCAGGTCGCCGACCGGATCGCGGTGATGTATCTCGGCACGATCGTCGAGGAGGGCCCGGCGGCACAGGTGTACGAGTCGCCCGCGCATCCGTACACCAAGGCGCTGCTGTCCGCCGTACCCGTTCCGGAGCCCGGCGTGGTGCGGGAACGGATCGTGCTGACCGGCGACGTACCGACCCCCATCGACCCGCCGTCGGGATGTCCGTTCCGGACCCGCTGTTACAAGGCCGAGGACGTCTGCGCGACCGCACGACCGGTACTCGAACCCGTCCAGGGTTCCGCTGAACACCGGGCCGCCTGCTACTTCCCTGAGCCCCCCACCCCTGAGAGGAAACAATGA